A stretch of the Uranotaenia lowii strain MFRU-FL chromosome 3, ASM2978415v1, whole genome shotgun sequence genome encodes the following:
- the LOC129752392 gene encoding uncharacterized protein LOC129752392 gives MNNDDGNGSNNNTSNSPGSEGASCGTCRRPDTNRMVQCDQCDVWYHYECAGVDESVANRDWICVKCERKSLLKERVSLIGERDELRKQQKRWQQDLQQQKRLEKQQQQQLETQQQMLDHFEQLQLQWPVSQPYSRQSKVLAPSIGKENSSTDLPGRNTGTIPKDVTFCRSGNLRVEEQHEPSGNRSIDPNGSLNRTKKAGSKSSRRSEKAKEMQLRALEARQELEKRQLEERLALEQELLESSDSEVETVMSNKQLEDWLDETVRVEGDYMNEIQMNETPLPKYTVNPQMIAKPGMLRTQHTSTPRVANSCLRENTEKSVTLNKNHLAARQTVKDLPKFGGDPEDWPRFIAAFERSSRMCAFGNDELLDRLERCLYDRALNAVKCLLLHPDNVPTIINRLQTLFGNPDSIIETMIRRVRTLPPPKAERMETIIDFGIAVQNLCATIQACRMNERLYNATLIQELVEVLPYPLKDKWARHMYKTGASSLLDFNDWIEKIVDAYSLVTRPQAWAKSSVKTKKDEAFLHVHTESSIEVVSGKCFACAGECAGLDVCPRFNAMTTTSRWSLVNDKKICRKCLKKHFKACTTRVQCNKDGCQYLHHWLLHDVKKHKANIQKLPQTSSCNAHHGSREAILLKYVPVTVYGKYKSVTTYAFLDAGSTCTLMEHSLWNELNLEGKRHPLCISWTAGQGRYEGDSVKFSVDISSTSNQKNKFKLSNVHTVRSLDLPSQSLCLSELANHFHHLSEIPVESYVDAKPRILLGMDNIRLEYPFDSKEGAENQPTAVLTRLGWIIYGPCSVPETAISEENEQAFSYHICQCEILNSAIRDYFSFDSLGISTNMNRLSSDDSRALDLLRSNTVYRKGRFETCLLWRYDDITLPDSKAMALKRHLCLEKRMIREPKMAKELQQKLFEYEVKGYIRKLSAQEEREHQGRQWYLPIFPVFNPNKPGKLRIVWDAASKSRGVSLNSFLLKGPDQLVALPHVLQRFREYRVAVSGDIREMFHQVNMNELDQHCQRFLWNDGVIGKAPTVYIMRVMTFGASCSPSSAQYVKNSNAERFVTKYPKAVYAIRSGTYVDDMLISVETDREAIQLVKDVRMIHSEGGFEIRGWLSNSTQVLRALGEKSTVHKDLNVDNELGSEKVLGMWWNTAEDIFTFKVPRRCNQEILSGNETPTKREVLRVLMLIYDPLGMLSNFLMYLKVLLQEIWRSGVGWDEPIHDEQLSKWRTWLNVLKQVETVSVPRCYRRLTSANPSTKVQLHVFVDASENGYAAVAYFRYEECNQIECAFVTSKTRVAPLRYVSIPRLELQAAVIGVRLANDIGESHRINLAQRFFWTDSRDVLCWIRADHKKYSKFVAARVGEILEGSEIAEWNWIESSENVADEGTKWQKIPDFSTSNRWFSGPKFIRQEQTLWPSQPPYSRNTATELQKFINIHIIQQPPFDVTTFSKWWKLVRVISFVIRYLQNLRATIQETKLSTGVLTQSELQAAEICILRQAQKDAYAEEISLLSSSDKNITLPKRSPLYKVSPFLDANGVLRMRGRIGACMFVDLNTAHPILLPKEHHVTMLIVQYMHERYHHINNETVINELRQQYQIPMLRRVCDRVRRKCQACKIVKANPQPPLMADLPFARLAAYCRPFSYVGVDYFGPLNVVVGRRVEKRWGVLLTCLVVRAVHIEIAHSLNTSSCIMALHNFIARRGKPLEIFSDRGTNFVGANRELKQALRDMDQDKLMEEFISTELKWSFLPPSSPHMGGSWERLVQSVKKTLSNMKLPRLPTDEVLRNALLEIENIINSRPLTYLPVENSDTEALTPNHFLLGSSSGVKPAVPYDDKSNTLRNTWKTSQVYANYFWKRWLQEYLPTITRRTKWHYNVKPIEVDDIVVIVDNDLPRNLWPKGIVISTTKSRDGQVRSATVRTACNTYERPAVKLAVLDVGATSSKQRD, from the coding sequence ATGAATAACGATGATGGAAATGGTTCAAATAATAATACAAGTAATTCACCTGGTAGTGAAGGGGCGAGTTGTGGAACATGCCGTAGACCTGATACCAATCGAATGGTGCAGTGTGACCAATGCGATGTTTGGTATCACTATGAGTGCGCTGGCGTAGATGAAAGTGTGGCAAATCGGGATTGGATTTGTGTAAAGTGTGAGAGGAAGTCTTTGCTGAAGGAAAGGGTTTCTTTAATCGGTGAACGCGATGAACTCCGTAAACAGCAGAAGCGGTGGCAACAAGATCTACAACAACAGAAGCGGTTAgaaaaacagcagcagcagcagttagAAACGCAACAGCAGATGTTGGATCATTTTGAGCAGCTTCAGTTGCAGTGGCCCGTGTCGCAGCCGTATAGTAGGCAGTCGAAAGTTTTAGCACCTAGCATTGGTAAAGAGAATTCTTCAACAGATCTTCCCGGGAGAAATACAGGAACTATCCCAAAGGATGTGACGTTTTGCCGTAGTGGAAACTTGCGTGTAGAGGAACAACATGAGCCATCGGGCAATCGGTCGATTGATCCGAATGGATCGTTGAACAGAACTAAGAAAGCGGGTTCGAAAAGCTCTAGACGATCAGAAAAGGCGAAGGAGATGCAGCTGAGAGCTTTAGAAGCCAGACAGGAACTGGAAAAGAGGCAGCTTGAGGAACGTCTAGCCTTAGAGCAGGAATTGTTGGAATCCAGCGATAGCGAAGTAGAAACGGTGATGAGTAATAAGCAGCTCGAAGATTGGTTAGATGAAACTGTTAGGGTTGAGGGAGATTACATGAATGAGATACAGATGAATGAAACTCCGTTACCGAAATACACAGTAAACCCGCAGATGATTGCTAAACCCGGAATGCTGCGAACTCAACACACCTCAACGCCACGAGTGGCTAATTCATGTTTGAGAGAGAATACTGAAAAGTCTGTAaccttaaataaaaatcaccTAGCGGCACGACAGACTGTGAAGGATCTTCCTAAGTTCGGTGGTGATCCCGAAGATTGGCCCAGATTCATTGCTGCGTTTGAACGATCATCTAGAATGTGTGCATTCGGAAACGATGAACTCCTCGACCGACTGGAAAGATGTCTTTACGATAGGGCACTCAACGCTGTGAAATGTTTACTTTTACATCCTGATAATGTACCGACCATAATTAATCGCTTACAAACATTGTTTGGAAATCCAGATTCAATTATCGAGACAATGATAAGGCGAGTAAGAACGCTGCCACCCCCCAAAGCGGAAAGAATGGAGACGATTATAGATTTCGGTATCGCAGTGCAGAATCTTTGCGCAACAATCCAAGCGTGTCGAATGAATGAACGCTTATATAATGCCACGTTGATACAAGAATTGGTTGAGGTTCTTCCCTACCCGTTGAAGGACAAATGGGCGAGACATATGTACAAGACAGGCGCTAGCTCTTTGCTCGATTTCAACGATTGGATCGAAAAAATTGTTGACGCTTATAGTCTGGTGACGAGACCTCAAGCGTGGGCCAAATCTTCAGTAAAGACAAAAAAGGATGAAGCCTTTCTCCATGTTCACACCGAATCCTCTATTGAAGTAGTTAGTGGAAAATGCTTTGCATGCGCTGGAGAATGCGCTGGTCTGGACGTGTGTCCTCGCTTTAATGCTATGACAACTACATCCCGTTGGTCTCTTGTGAATGATAAGAAAATTTGTCGCAAATGTCTCAAAAAGCACTTTAAGGCCTGTACTACCAGGGTTCAATGCAACAAAGACGGCTGTCAGTACCTTCATCACTGGCTTTTGCATGACGTAAAAAAGCATAAAGCTAACATCCAAAAACTTCCCCAAACCTCATCGTGCAACGCTCACCATGGTTCCCGTGAAgctattttattgaaatatgttCCAGTTACCGTTTATGGAAAATACAAATCTGTTACGACATATGCCTTTCTTGACGCAGGATCTACCTGCACGTTGATGGAGCATAGTTTGTGGAACGAGCTGAACTTAGAAGGAAAACGTCATCCGCTCTGCATTAGTTGGACGGCAGGACAAGGCAGATATGAAGGTGACTCTGTGAAGTTTTCCGTTGATATAAGCAGTACTTCGAACCAGAAAAATAAGTTCAAACTTTCGAATGTACATACAGTTCGTAGCTTGGATCTTCCGTCTCAGAGTTTGTGCCTTTCTGAGTTAGCGAATCACTTCCATCATCTGTCTGAGATACCGGTAGAGTCGTATGTTGATGCTAAGCCAAGGATTTTGCTAGGAATGGATAACATTCGCCTGGAGTACCCATTCGATTCGAAGGAGGGTGCCGAGAATCAACCAACTGCAGTTCTGACTCGCCTAGGATGGATTATTTATGGACCGTGTTCCGTACCGGAAACGGCAATCTCCGAAGAAAATGAGCAAGCGTTTAGCTATCATATTTGCCAATGCGAAATTCTAAATTCAGCCATAAGAGACTATTTTTCATTCGATAGCCTGGGTATCTCGACAAATATGAATCGACTGTCATCAGATGATTCACGAGCATTAGATCTGTTAAGGTCTAATACTGTGTATAGAAAGGGGAGGTTTGAAACCTGTTTGCTCTGGCGATATGATGATATAACACTTCCAGACAGCAAAGCAATGGCTTTAAAACGACATCTTTGTTTGGAAAAACGCATGATAAGAGAACCAAAGATGGCTAAAGAACTACAGCAGAAGCTCTTCGAGTACGAAGTCAAAGGTTACATTCGCAAACTTTCAGCACAAGAAGAAAGAGAACATCAAGGCCGTCAATGGTATCTACCTATTTTTCCTGTCTTTAACCctaataaacctggaaaattgcGTATTGTTTGGGACGCGGCATCAAAAAGTCGAGGTGTCTCCTTGAATTCATTCTTACTTAAAGGACCGGACCAACTTGTTGCTTTGCCCCATGTTCTTCAAAGATTTAGAGAGTACCGTGTAGCCGTTTCGGGTGACATTCGTGAAATGTTCCACCAAGTTAACATGAACGAACTGGACCAACATTGTCAGCGGTTTTTATGGAATGATGGTGTCATCGGGAAGGCGCCAACTGTGTATATTATGCGGGTGATGACATTCGGTGCAAGCTGCTCACCAAGCAGTGCACAGTATGTCAAAAATTCGAATGCGGAACGATTTGTCACCAAGTATCCGAAAGCAGTTTACGCGATTCGCTCTGGGACGTACGTGGATGATATGCTTATCAGCGTCGAAACAGACAGAGAAGCAATTCAACTAGTTAAGGATGTTCGAATGATACACTCGGAAGGAGGATTTGAAATTCGGGGTTGGCTATCTAATTCTACACAAGTGTTAAGAGCTTTAGGGGAGAAGTCAACAGTTCATAAGGATTTGAACGTAGACAACGAATTAGGTTCAGAAAAAGTATTGGGAATGTGGTGGAATACGGCTGAAGATATATTTACATTCAAAGTACCACGTAGATGCAACCAAGAAATACTGTCCGGCAACGAAACACCTACAAAGAGGGAAGTTCTTCGAGTCCTTATGCTCATATATGACCCCCTAGGAATGCTCTCCAACTTTTTGATGTATTTAAAGGTTTTATTGCAAGAGATATGGCGCTCTGGAGTCGGTTGGGACGAACCAATCCACGATGAACAACTTTCGAAGTGGCGTACATGGCTTAATGTCTTGAAGCAAGTAGAAACTGTTTCAGTCCCTCGATGTTATCGAAGACTTACTTCAGCAAATCCCAGTACAAAGGTTCAGTTACACGTCTTTGTGGATGCAAGCGAGAATGGATATGCAGCAGTTGCATATTTTCGGTATGAAGAATGTAACCAAATAGAATGTGCCTTCGTCACTTCGAAAACACGTGTTGCTCCCTTACGGTATGTTTCCATTCCACGCTTAGAACTCCAAGCCGCCGTCATTGGTGTACGATTAGCAAACGATATTGGAGAAAGTCATCGTATAAACTTGgctcaaagatttttttggaccgattcgAGGGACGTGCTGTGTTGGATACGCGCAGACCAcaaaaaatatagtaaatttGTAGCCGCAAGGGTTGGagaaattttggaaggctctGAAATCGCAGAATGGAATTGGATTGAGTCCTCCGAGAATGTGGCTGACGAAGGAACCAAATGGCAAAAAATCCCGGACTTTTCTACATCCAACAGGTGGTTCAGTGGCCCGAAATTTATTCGTCAGGAACAAACGTTGTGGCCGTCACAGCCACCCTACTCCAGGAACACTGCAACTGAGCTTCAGAAGTTTATTAACATTCACATCATTCAACAACCACCCTTTGATGTGACAACATTCTCTAAATGGTGGAAGCTTGTACGCGTGATATCGTTTGTAATACGATATCTACAAAACCTTAGAGCTACGATACAAGAAACAAAACTATCTACTGGAGTTCTTACACAGAGCGAATTGCAAGCTGCCGAGATTTGTATCTTGCGTCAAGCGCAGAAAGATGCGTATGCTGAAGAAATTTCGTTGCTGTCTTcatctgataaaaatatcacCCTTCCAAAAAGAAGCCCTCTCTATAAAGTTTCCCCGTTCCTCGACGCAAACGGCGTCTTGCGTATGCGCGGGCGTATTGGAGCCTGTATGTTTGTTGATTTGAACACTGCTCATCCTATACTTCTGCCAAAAGAACATCACGTCACAATGCTGATCGTACAGTATATGCATGAGCGTTACCATCATATTAATAATGAAACTGTTATTAACGAATTACGCCAGCAATATCAAATTCCAATGCTTCGAAGAGTTTGTGACCGAGTTCGCCGGAAATGTCAAGCCTGCAAAATTGTCAAGGCAAATCCTCAACCTCCACTCATGGCTGACCTACCATTCGCCAGGCTCGCTGCGTATTGTAGACCCTTTTCCTACGTTGGGGTAGATTATTTTGGGCCGTTGAATGTAGTTGTTGGAAGACGCGTCGAGAAAAGATGGGGAGTTCTCTTAACTTGTTTGGTGGTGAGAGCTGTCCACATCGAAATTGCGCATTCGCTAAACACCAGCTCTTGCATTATGGCCTTACACAACTTTATAGCCAGACGTGGAAAGCCGTTGGAGATCTTTAGCGACCGTGGTACGAATTTTGTTGGTGCGAATAGAGAGCTGAAACAAGCATTACGTGACATGGATCAAGACAAACTGATGGAAGAATTCATATCAACAGAACTTAAATGGTCATTTTTACCGCCAAGTAGCCCACACATGGGTGGGAGTTGGGAACGATTGGTTCAATCGGTGAAGAAGACTCTCAGCAATATGAAGCTCCCTAGACTTCCCACGGACGAAGTACTACGAAACGCACTTCTCGAGATAGAAAATATTATCAACTCACGACCCCTCACTTACCTACCGGTGGAAAATTCCGATACCGAAGCTCTAACTCCGAACCATTTCCTGCTGGGATCTTCCAGTGGAGTGAAGCCTGCAGTTCCATACGACGATAAATCTAACACTTTGAGAAATACTTGGAAGACCTCTCAAGTATACgcaaattatttttggaaaagatGGCTACAAGAATACCTTCCCACAATAACCCGCCGTACGAAGTGGCACTATAATGTGAAACCCATCGAGGTAGACGACATCGTAGTCATCGTAGACAACGACCTTCCAAGGAATTTGTGGCCGAAAGGAATTGTCATCAGCACAACGAAAAGCCGCGACGGACAAGTTCGTAGCGCAACGGTGAGAACAGCATGTAACACCTACGAGCGACCAGCAGTGAAGTTAGCAGTACTAGACGTCGGCGCAACGAGTAGTAAGCAGCGTGATTAA